One Spiroplasma sp. NBRC 100390 DNA window includes the following coding sequences:
- the serS gene encoding serine--tRNA ligase: MLDQKKVVENLDEIIKKLSRRQDDFSYLQDVKKLSEQRRELIVKSEKLKEQRNLESKKVGALVAEKKDHEAEKIKELIVTMKKEMEIVDDQLNQVEEKIKAILEVTPNIPDDSVPTGQDENDNLEIRKWGKATSNLNIKEHWEVASKLDIIDFERGTKLSGSRFVVYKGMGAKLERALMNFMLDEHTKRGYVEIEPPVLVQPQIMYGTGNLPKFKEDTYYIEKDNLYLIPTAEVPLTNLYREEILAGKDLPIYHTAYTPCFRQEAGSAGRDTKGIIRLHQFRKVEMVKFTKPESSFDELEKMVLDAENILQLLEIPYRVILLCSGDMGFSSAKTYDIEVWMPGQNKYREISSCSNCLDFQARRMKMRYRDDNNETNFVHTLNGSGLAVDRLIAAILENYQNEDGTINIPQKIQSYLQGQTVIA; the protein is encoded by the coding sequence ATGTTAGATCAAAAAAAAGTGGTTGAAAACCTTGACGAAATAATCAAAAAGTTAAGTCGTCGTCAAGATGATTTTTCATATTTACAAGATGTTAAAAAATTATCAGAACAACGTCGTGAACTTATTGTTAAATCAGAGAAATTAAAAGAACAACGAAATCTTGAGTCAAAAAAAGTTGGAGCATTAGTTGCTGAAAAAAAAGATCATGAAGCGGAAAAAATTAAAGAATTAATTGTTACAATGAAAAAAGAAATGGAAATAGTTGATGATCAATTAAACCAAGTCGAAGAAAAAATTAAAGCAATCTTGGAAGTTACGCCAAACATTCCGGATGATTCAGTTCCAACTGGTCAAGATGAAAATGATAATCTTGAAATTCGAAAATGAGGGAAAGCCACATCAAACCTAAACATAAAAGAACATTGAGAAGTAGCTTCAAAATTAGATATTATTGATTTTGAAAGAGGTACAAAATTATCAGGATCACGTTTTGTTGTTTATAAAGGCATGGGAGCTAAATTAGAACGGGCTTTAATGAATTTTATGTTAGATGAGCACACAAAACGGGGGTATGTTGAAATTGAGCCACCAGTGTTAGTACAACCACAAATTATGTATGGTACAGGAAATTTACCAAAATTTAAGGAAGATACATATTATATTGAAAAAGATAATTTGTATTTAATTCCAACGGCAGAAGTACCGTTAACTAATTTATATCGTGAGGAAATCTTGGCAGGAAAAGATTTACCAATTTATCATACTGCTTATACACCATGTTTTCGACAAGAAGCTGGGTCAGCAGGGCGTGATACAAAAGGGATCATTCGTTTACACCAATTCAGAAAAGTTGAAATGGTTAAGTTTACTAAACCAGAAAGTTCATTTGATGAATTAGAAAAAATGGTCCTAGATGCCGAAAATATTTTACAATTATTAGAAATTCCATATCGAGTAATATTATTATGCTCAGGTGATATGGGGTTTTCTTCGGCAAAAACATATGATATTGAAGTATGAATGCCAGGGCAAAATAAATATCGTGAAATTTCATCATGTTCAAATTGTCTTGACTTTCAGGCACGAAGAATGAAAATGCGTTATCGCGATGATAATAATGAAACAAACTTTGTTCACACTTTAAATGGTTCAGGATTGGCCGTTGATCGTTTAATTGCAGCAATTTTAGAAAATTATCAAAATGAAGATGGAACTATTAATATTCCCCAGAAAATACAAAGTTATTTACAAGGGCAAACAGTTATTGCTTAA
- the gyrA gene encoding DNA gyrase subunit A produces MNPENDTYDYNGKIRDIDIADEMKSGFLDYAMSVIVSRAIPDVRDGLKPVHRRIIYAMWDLNMTYDKQHKKSARIVGEVIGKYHPHGDTAVYEAMVRMAQDFSYRYPLIDGHGNFGSMDGDAPAAMRYTEARMSKIAGELIKDIEKETTIFIDNYDGSEQEPTFLPGYFPNLLVNGASGIAVGMATNIPPHNLNEVIDGVIALTKNMDITTVELMKVIKGPDFPTGALITAGNSLIKAYETGNGTITIRSKIDIEENNNKRRIIVSEIPYQVNKAKLLERIAELVRDKIINGISDLRDESNMEGVRVVLELKRDAQENVILNKLYKLTPLQTNFSLNILALYKNQPKVMGLKQILKYFIEHQIDIIVKRSQFELHKNQNRLVILEGLKIALDHIDEVITIIKKSQTTQIALESLIDQFKLVTEQARAILEMRLQRLTGLEIEKINNETREIKLAIIALEEIINNNEKQIEIMINELIEIKKKYGDERRSQIIKEELTEIDPEELIRREDILIMLTQDGYVKRVADDTFKLQNRGGKGITGLANMEDSLKKIVSANSIDSLLIFSNFGKVYKLRAYQIETYSRHARGLPIINLIAIDKTENIQTILALDETISEQDNLFFVTKKGLIKKTKLSEFNQIRQTGKVAIELKEKDELVSVIITKGTDDIIIGNNIGKVIRFNEKEIRAMSRQSVGVKGISNDKSGITIGVSSGRSVKYVLSVTENGYAKKTPIEDYRLTGRNTKGVKSINLTGKTGYLKFAQTVVGDEDLLVGTKNGNVIRVSLEQIPLFGRTTSGVKIMRLDQDDKLEVIEILKKKDSSE; encoded by the coding sequence TTGAACCCAGAGAACGATACATATGATTATAATGGTAAAATCCGTGATATTGATATTGCTGATGAAATGAAAAGTGGCTTTTTAGATTATGCAATGTCAGTTATTGTTTCACGTGCAATTCCTGATGTTCGTGATGGATTAAAACCTGTTCATCGTCGAATTATTTATGCAATGTGAGACTTAAATATGACATATGATAAACAACATAAAAAATCAGCGCGAATTGTTGGGGAAGTAATTGGGAAATATCATCCCCATGGTGATACTGCTGTATATGAAGCAATGGTGCGAATGGCACAAGATTTTTCTTATCGTTATCCTTTAATTGATGGTCATGGTAATTTTGGATCAATGGATGGTGATGCGCCAGCGGCAATGCGATATACTGAAGCAAGAATGAGTAAAATTGCTGGTGAATTAATTAAGGATATTGAAAAAGAAACAACAATTTTTATTGATAATTATGATGGTAGTGAACAAGAACCAACTTTTTTACCAGGTTATTTTCCAAATTTACTAGTTAATGGTGCAAGCGGAATTGCTGTTGGAATGGCAACTAATATTCCACCGCATAATTTAAATGAAGTAATTGATGGTGTTATTGCTCTTACAAAAAATATGGATATTACAACAGTTGAATTAATGAAAGTTATTAAGGGACCAGACTTTCCAACAGGAGCTTTAATTACTGCTGGAAATAGTCTAATTAAAGCTTATGAGACAGGGAATGGGACAATTACAATTCGTTCAAAAATTGATATTGAAGAAAATAATAATAAACGTCGAATTATTGTTTCTGAAATTCCATATCAAGTGAATAAAGCAAAATTATTAGAACGAATTGCAGAATTAGTACGCGATAAAATTATTAATGGTATTTCTGATCTTCGTGATGAATCAAATATGGAAGGGGTTCGTGTTGTTTTGGAATTAAAACGTGACGCCCAAGAAAATGTTATTTTAAATAAATTATATAAATTAACGCCATTACAAACTAATTTTTCGTTAAATATTTTAGCTTTGTATAAAAATCAGCCAAAAGTAATGGGGTTAAAGCAAATTTTAAAATATTTTATTGAACACCAAATTGATATTATTGTTAAGCGTAGTCAGTTTGAATTGCATAAAAATCAGAATCGGTTAGTGATTTTAGAAGGATTAAAAATTGCCCTTGATCACATTGACGAAGTAATTACAATAATTAAAAAATCGCAGACAACACAAATTGCTTTAGAATCTTTAATTGATCAGTTTAAGTTAGTTACTGAACAAGCACGAGCAATTTTAGAAATGCGTTTACAACGTTTAACAGGTTTGGAAATTGAAAAAATTAATAATGAAACTAGGGAAATTAAACTTGCAATTATAGCATTAGAAGAAATTATTAATAATAATGAAAAACAAATTGAAATTATGATTAATGAGCTAATTGAAATTAAGAAAAAATACGGTGATGAACGTCGTAGTCAAATTATTAAAGAGGAACTAACTGAAATTGATCCAGAAGAATTAATCCGTCGGGAAGATATTTTAATTATGTTAACCCAAGATGGTTATGTTAAACGTGTTGCTGATGATACATTTAAATTACAAAATCGTGGTGGAAAAGGGATTACTGGTTTAGCAAATATGGAAGATAGTTTGAAAAAAATTGTTAGTGCTAATAGTATTGATTCTTTATTGATTTTTTCAAATTTTGGGAAGGTTTATAAACTGCGAGCGTATCAAATTGAAACTTATTCACGACATGCACGAGGATTACCAATTATTAATTTAATTGCAATTGATAAAACTGAAAATATTCAAACAATTCTAGCTTTAGATGAAACAATTTCCGAACAAGATAACTTATTCTTTGTAACAAAAAAAGGATTGATTAAAAAAACAAAATTAAGTGAATTTAATCAAATTCGCCAAACAGGGAAAGTTGCTATTGAATTAAAGGAAAAAGACGAATTAGTAAGTGTTATTATTACAAAAGGAACTGATGATATTATCATTGGAAACAACATTGGGAAAGTAATTCGTTTTAATGAAAAAGAAATTAGGGCCATGAGTCGCCAATCTGTTGGAGTTAAGGGAATTTCTAACGATAAATCAGGGATAACAATTGGGGTAAGTTCTGGCCGATCCGTAAAATATGTGTTATCTGTAACAGAAAATGGTTATGCAAAAAAAACACCAATTGAAGATTACAGGTTGACAGGGAGAAATACAAAAGGTGTTAAGTCAATAAACTTAACAGGAAAAACAGGATATTTAAAATTTGCTCAAACAGTTGTTGGGGATGAAGATCTTTTGGTAGGAACAAAGAATGGAAATGTTATTCGTGTTTCATTAGAACAAATTCCGTTGTTTGGTCGAACAACATCGGGTGTTAAAATTATGCGATTAGATCAAGATGATAAATTAGAAGTTATTGAAATTTTAAAAAAGAAAGATAGTAGTGAATAA
- a CDS encoding deaminase, with protein sequence MKESELIFNKLYKLSQRAYKKKHVPISALVVDQKGKIIAIGYNKTTKNSVTTHAEIYALNKACRKKRTNKINDCSIWVTVEPCMMCLGAIINSGIKVINYYLSNEKFGFVKSNHTFDLSKMKVHHVRKNEENIMFKNLMKKFFEQLR encoded by the coding sequence ATGAAGGAAAGCGAACTAATTTTTAATAAATTATATAAATTATCACAACGAGCATACAAGAAAAAACATGTTCCAATTTCTGCATTAGTTGTTGATCAAAAAGGTAAAATTATTGCAATCGGTTATAATAAAACAACAAAAAACTCAGTTACAACACATGCTGAGATTTATGCTTTAAATAAAGCTTGTCGCAAAAAAAGAACAAATAAAATTAATGATTGTTCAATTTGAGTGACTGTTGAACCATGCATGATGTGTTTAGGAGCAATAATTAATTCAGGAATTAAAGTTATTAATTATTATTTATCAAATGAAAAATTTGGTTTCGTAAAATCAAATCATACTTTTGACTTATCAAAAATGAAAGTTCACCATGTTCGAAAAAATGAAGAAAATATAATGTTTAAAAATTTAATGAAAAAATTCTTTGAGCAATTAAGATAG
- the dnaX gene encoding DNA polymerase III subunit gamma/tau — MDYISLYRKYRPNTFDKIVGQVEIRKALKNAITNNTFSHAYLFSGPRGTGKTSIAKIFAKAINCTSLDNGNPCNTCSSCNEINRGGAVDVFEIDAASNNGVDEIREIRNNVQLLPTMAKYKVYIIDEIHMLTNSAFNALLKTLEEPPQHVVFILATTESHKIPATIISRCQQYNFRKIPKVELENNIIEILRKEGINYDLVAIKEIAILADGSARDSLSILEQVIMFSDRNITLESVNIIFATVSKNVKLKLLKDILEDKTEEVLLTSKKIYEAGSDFEILTLNLLDILKEVFEYKQTGNIVFLNLLSENQAKVFANKVTSEELLMLLDLFTEASTKMRSSRTQEMYFELILLKALAMFEGNVKNLDDLELSDLTIATGVEKVADSKMDNSDIITKNIEIMENNSDSNKTISETLSEPQQVKEKNAENVEHHSERKIPNSQPLFRNISLFDDEESNNVSFTQPAPSTSGKITEDIMTEFNASKGSQQENSFPTELEQTPHGKELEGITDLQKYRDDMKNKINIYELTNINYSINQIFNILIKANKEEREKFESKFMELINEKGKVVKLDKLISFYDVKYAAASEQGLIIVTNTKPEANWISFEMCDWEFRNKIFQAFDFDFVIIALSESEWNNVRDDYVKIRQANKLPEATLTDVEEFYQNLLVKQIDNYDDHKDLLETGKQIFDNIKIID, encoded by the coding sequence ATGGATTATATTTCGTTATATCGTAAATATCGACCAAATACTTTTGATAAAATTGTTGGTCAAGTTGAAATTAGAAAAGCTTTGAAAAATGCAATTACTAACAACACTTTTTCACATGCTTATTTATTTTCTGGCCCACGTGGTACAGGGAAAACTTCGATTGCAAAAATATTTGCAAAAGCAATTAATTGTACTAGTTTAGATAATGGTAATCCTTGCAATACTTGTTCAAGTTGTAATGAAATTAATCGTGGTGGAGCAGTTGATGTTTTTGAGATTGATGCGGCTTCAAATAATGGTGTTGATGAAATTAGAGAAATCAGAAATAATGTCCAGTTATTACCAACAATGGCAAAATATAAAGTTTACATTATTGATGAAATTCATATGTTAACTAATTCAGCTTTTAATGCCTTGCTAAAAACATTAGAAGAACCACCTCAACATGTTGTCTTTATTTTGGCAACAACAGAGAGCCACAAAATTCCGGCAACAATTATTTCACGTTGTCAACAATATAATTTTCGAAAAATACCAAAAGTTGAATTAGAAAATAACATAATTGAAATCTTACGAAAAGAAGGAATCAATTATGACTTAGTTGCAATCAAAGAAATTGCAATTCTAGCAGATGGGAGCGCACGTGATTCATTAAGTATTTTAGAACAAGTAATTATGTTTTCTGATCGTAATATTACCCTAGAGAGTGTTAATATCATTTTTGCAACAGTTTCAAAAAATGTTAAGTTAAAATTATTAAAAGATATTTTAGAAGATAAAACAGAAGAGGTTTTACTAACTAGTAAAAAAATTTATGAGGCTGGTTCTGATTTTGAAATTTTAACATTAAATTTGTTAGATATTTTAAAAGAAGTTTTTGAATATAAACAAACTGGGAATATTGTTTTTTTAAATTTATTATCAGAAAATCAAGCAAAAGTATTTGCAAATAAAGTAACCTCAGAAGAGTTATTAATGTTACTTGATTTATTTACGGAGGCATCAACCAAAATGCGTAGTAGCAGAACACAAGAAATGTATTTTGAATTAATCTTGTTAAAAGCTTTAGCCATGTTTGAAGGTAATGTTAAAAACTTAGATGATCTGGAATTAAGTGATCTTACTATTGCTACTGGTGTTGAAAAAGTAGCAGATAGTAAAATGGATAATTCAGATATAATTACCAAAAATATAGAAATAATGGAAAATAATTCCGATAGTAATAAAACCATTAGTGAAACACTTTCAGAGCCACAACAAGTTAAGGAAAAAAATGCTGAAAATGTTGAACATCATTCAGAAAGAAAAATACCAAATTCACAACCGTTATTTCGTAATATTTCATTATTTGATGATGAAGAATCAAACAATGTTTCTTTTACACAACCAGCACCATCAACATCAGGAAAAATAACTGAGGATATTATGACAGAATTTAATGCTAGTAAAGGTTCTCAACAGGAAAATAGTTTTCCAACAGAATTAGAACAAACTCCACATGGGAAAGAGTTAGAAGGTATAACTGATTTGCAGAAGTATCGTGATGATATGAAAAATAAAATTAATATTTATGAACTTACTAACATTAATTACTCAATTAATCAAATTTTTAATATTTTAATTAAAGCTAATAAAGAAGAACGAGAAAAGTTTGAAAGTAAGTTTATGGAATTAATCAATGAAAAAGGAAAAGTTGTTAAATTAGATAAACTAATTAGTTTTTATGATGTTAAATATGCTGCTGCATCAGAACAAGGTTTAATCATTGTAACAAATACGAAACCAGAAGCGAATTGAATTAGTTTTGAAATGTGTGATTGAGAGTTCCGCAATAAAATATTTCAGGCATTTGATTTTGATTTTGTTATCATTGCTTTAAGCGAAAGTGAATGAAATAATGTCCGTGATGATTATGTTAAAATTCGTCAAGCAAACAAATTACCAGAAGCAACGCTAACGGATGTGGAGGAATTTTATCAAAATTTATTGGTTAAACAAATTGATAATTATGATGATCATAAAGATCTCCTTGAGACAGGAAAGCAAATTTTTGATAATATTAAGATAATTGATTAA
- the dnaN gene encoding DNA polymerase III subunit beta — translation MIVSIKRDKILDELLKVSRIISQKTLIPSLLGILIEVKKDKITFTTSDGDTSIKSEILVGNDLVIKSIGNVLIKNKFIIEVIRKIEDDFITLEAVEGSLIKIKANNFDSILNTLNAIDYPHLSFDTEGKEIIFTSVLLKEIISQTSFAIGEKEKRIVFNGLNIKTDQNNKQLVITATDSFRLSCKKISYNNSYDFDVIIPGKFINEIGRLISENDQEIRMKITDKSVSVIINNTIVQTKIIEGKYPDTSKVIPETFNTSLTINNRELIKIIERASVLSNEAMTTIVTLKIKEQKVLVTSFTQEIGNTEEEIKEFKIEGSDQTIAFNSKYILDALKAFKTKEITIKMIDETKPLIITANEDDSLQQLVLPIRSY, via the coding sequence ATGATTGTAAGCATTAAAAGAGATAAAATATTAGACGAATTATTAAAAGTAAGTCGAATAATTTCTCAAAAAACATTAATTCCATCATTATTAGGAATTCTAATTGAAGTTAAAAAAGATAAAATTACTTTTACTACTTCTGATGGTGATACATCAATTAAATCAGAAATATTGGTGGGAAATGATTTAGTTATTAAATCAATTGGAAATGTCTTAATAAAGAATAAATTTATTATTGAAGTTATTCGTAAGATTGAGGATGATTTTATTACCTTAGAAGCAGTGGAAGGTAGTTTAATTAAAATTAAAGCAAATAACTTTGACTCAATTTTAAATACTTTAAATGCAATTGATTATCCGCATTTATCGTTTGATACAGAAGGGAAAGAAATAATTTTTACTAGTGTTTTATTAAAAGAAATTATTTCACAAACAAGTTTTGCAATTGGAGAAAAAGAAAAAAGAATTGTTTTTAATGGTTTAAATATTAAAACTGATCAAAATAATAAACAATTAGTGATTACAGCAACTGATTCATTCCGATTGTCATGTAAAAAAATTAGTTATAACAATAGTTATGATTTTGATGTTATTATTCCAGGAAAGTTTATCAATGAAATTGGGCGATTAATTTCAGAAAATGATCAAGAAATTAGAATGAAAATTACAGATAAATCAGTTAGTGTTATTATTAATAATACAATTGTTCAAACAAAAATTATTGAGGGAAAATATCCTGATACAAGTAAAGTTATTCCAGAAACCTTTAATACTTCATTAACAATTAATAACCGTGAATTAATCAAAATTATTGAACGAGCTAGTGTTTTATCAAATGAAGCAATGACAACAATTGTAACATTAAAAATTAAAGAACAAAAAGTTTTAGTCACTTCATTTACGCAAGAAATTGGAAATACTGAAGAGGAAATTAAAGAATTTAAAATTGAAGGTTCAGATCAAACAATTGCTTTTAATTCAAAATATATTTTAGATGCTTTAAAAGCATTTAAAACAAAAGAAATTACTATTAAAATGATTGATGAGACAAAACCATTGATTATTACGGCAAATGAAGATGATTCATTGCAACAATTGGTTTTACCAATTCGATCATATTAA
- the gyrB gene encoding DNA topoisomerase (ATP-hydrolyzing) subunit B, producing the protein MSDNYNSGSIQVLEGLEAVRKRPGMYIGATNVRGLHHLVWEVVDNSIDEVLANFANKITITINKDESITVTDNGRGIPIEIHPKTKVSTLETVFTVLHAGGKFDSNTYKISGGLHGVGASVVNALSKYLKIEVKKNNKQYLMEFHNGGQILTPIKEVGTTNETGTTVTFLPDEKIFKETTIFSFSTIQNRIKQLAFLNKGLEISLVDLREEDEEKSVVYQFNNGIKDYVLELNKTIGTPLNDVFYVEGIEDNIIVEFGLQYNDNYSENIFSFCNNINTHEGGTHEEGTKLAIVRELNNYFKNINKNNKGNEDKFTWDDVKEGMTTIISIRHPDPQYEGQTKTKLGNSEVKKIVSNIVGKGLNSYLLENPEDAKNIIEKINLSLKARIAAQRAKETTRRKTVMDSFSLPGKLADCETKDSNIAELYIVEGDSAGGSAKAGRNRRFQAILPLRGKILNVEKAKQLKVFENNEINSIITALGAGVKDSFNEKKLRYQKVIIMTDADVDGAHIRILLLTFFYRYMKDLIENGNVYIAQPPLYKIQNGNNIRYAYTDNELETYKEELLVKNIKNYMIQRYKGLGEMNPEQLWETTMDPERRLLLKVSVNNAFEANLICNELMGENVEPRKKFIRENAKYVKNLDI; encoded by the coding sequence ATGAGCGATAATTATAATTCAGGTTCGATTCAAGTTTTAGAAGGTTTAGAAGCAGTTCGTAAACGTCCTGGAATGTATATTGGAGCTACTAATGTAAGGGGTTTACATCATTTAGTTTGAGAAGTTGTTGATAATTCTATTGATGAAGTATTAGCAAATTTTGCGAATAAAATTACAATTACAATTAATAAAGATGAGTCAATTACAGTTACTGATAATGGGCGGGGAATTCCAATCGAAATCCATCCAAAAACAAAAGTTTCAACCTTAGAAACTGTTTTCACTGTGTTACATGCAGGAGGAAAATTTGATTCAAACACTTATAAAATTTCTGGAGGTCTACATGGAGTAGGAGCTAGTGTTGTTAATGCTTTAAGTAAATACTTAAAAATTGAAGTTAAAAAAAATAATAAACAATATTTAATGGAATTTCATAATGGCGGTCAAATTTTAACACCAATTAAAGAAGTTGGGACAACCAATGAAACTGGGACAACAGTTACTTTCTTACCGGATGAAAAAATTTTTAAAGAAACAACAATTTTTAGTTTTTCAACAATTCAAAATCGGATTAAACAATTGGCTTTTTTAAACAAAGGGTTAGAAATATCATTAGTTGATTTACGTGAAGAAGATGAAGAAAAATCAGTTGTTTATCAATTTAATAATGGAATTAAAGATTATGTTTTAGAGTTAAATAAAACAATTGGAACGCCATTGAATGATGTTTTTTATGTGGAAGGCATTGAAGATAATATTATCGTTGAATTTGGGTTACAATATAATGATAATTATTCTGAAAATATTTTTTCTTTTTGTAATAATATTAATACCCACGAGGGAGGAACACACGAAGAAGGAACAAAGTTAGCAATTGTGCGCGAATTAAATAATTACTTTAAAAATATTAATAAAAATAATAAGGGAAATGAAGATAAATTTACTTGAGATGATGTAAAAGAAGGAATGACAACAATTATTTCAATTCGCCATCCTGATCCACAATATGAAGGACAAACAAAAACAAAATTAGGGAATAGTGAAGTTAAAAAAATTGTGTCAAATATTGTCGGGAAAGGATTAAATAGTTATTTATTGGAAAATCCAGAAGATGCTAAAAATATTATTGAGAAAATAAACTTGTCTTTAAAAGCACGAATTGCGGCACAACGAGCAAAAGAAACAACTCGCCGAAAAACAGTAATGGATAGTTTTTCTCTACCAGGGAAATTAGCTGATTGTGAAACAAAAGATTCTAATATTGCTGAACTTTATATTGTCGAAGGAGATTCTGCGGGAGGAAGTGCAAAGGCTGGACGAAATCGAAGATTTCAGGCAATTCTACCATTAAGAGGAAAAATATTAAATGTTGAAAAAGCAAAACAATTAAAAGTTTTTGAAAATAATGAAATTAATTCAATTATTACAGCATTAGGGGCTGGTGTTAAAGACAGTTTTAATGAAAAAAAACTACGTTATCAAAAAGTAATTATTATGACTGATGCTGATGTTGATGGTGCTCATATTCGGATTTTACTATTAACGTTCTTTTATCGCTATATGAAAGATTTAATTGAAAATGGAAATGTTTATATTGCACAGCCACCATTATATAAAATTCAAAATGGTAATAATATTCGTTATGCTTATACTGATAATGAATTAGAAACTTATAAAGAAGAATTATTAGTAAAAAATATTAAAAATTATATGATTCAACGCTACAAAGGATTAGGGGAAATGAATCCCGAGCAATTATGAGAAACAACAATGGATCCAGAGCGACGATTATTATTAAAAGTCTCGGTCAATAATGCCTTTGAGGCAAATTTAATTTGTAATGAATTAATGGGAGAAAATGTTGAACCACGTAAAAAATTTATTCGTGAAAATGCAAAATATGTTAAAAATTTAGATATATAA
- the dnaA gene encoding chromosomal replication initiator protein DnaA, producing MNTKELWSEVKEILSRDESVSPEIYNYYISDTNLYTVSDNNCLITTKSEIAIGVFEAGLNDKIKNILKKLTGIEYNISFELEKNINKQASVINNIDTLKENNNSTYYENYTFENFVRGDSNREAMQAALAVALDLGKKWNPLFIYGDSGLGKTHLLHAIENKVNEIYKTNTKVKYLKADEFGKIAMDILNQGHEIIEAFKTSYDIYDCLLIDDIQLLAKRNKTNELFFHIFNSYIEKNKQIVITSDKYPDDLGGFEARIISRFSYGLSIGLDSPDFETALKILEQKLKYQNNLALFSEESLEFIALNFNSDVRKLEGAIKRLLFLAVMNKKPDEIITLVDVEKAFKNAPLQNNEKITPKKIKQIVADNYNITVKAMMSKSRVSNVMQARQLAMYFCRTLLDDPFTRIGTEFGGKDHTTVMNSVKKVESQIATNKEFKHLVNTIRKKIEGK from the coding sequence ATGAACACAAAAGAATTATGAAGTGAGGTTAAAGAAATTCTATCCCGCGATGAATCAGTTTCCCCAGAAATTTATAATTATTATATTAGTGATACTAATCTATATACCGTATCTGATAATAATTGCTTAATTACAACAAAATCAGAAATTGCAATTGGAGTTTTTGAAGCAGGATTAAATGATAAAATTAAAAATATCTTAAAAAAATTAACTGGAATTGAATATAACATTTCTTTTGAATTAGAAAAGAATATTAACAAACAAGCATCTGTTATTAATAATATTGATACCTTAAAGGAAAATAATAATAGTACTTATTATGAAAATTATACCTTTGAAAACTTTGTTCGTGGTGATTCTAATCGTGAAGCAATGCAAGCAGCACTAGCTGTTGCGTTAGATTTGGGAAAAAAATGAAACCCTCTATTTATTTATGGTGATTCTGGATTGGGAAAAACACATTTATTACATGCAATTGAAAATAAAGTAAATGAAATTTATAAAACAAATACTAAGGTTAAATATTTAAAAGCTGATGAATTTGGAAAAATTGCAATGGATATTTTAAATCAAGGTCACGAAATTATAGAAGCTTTTAAAACATCATATGATATTTATGATTGTTTACTAATTGATGACATTCAATTATTAGCAAAACGAAATAAAACAAATGAATTATTTTTTCATATTTTTAACTCATATATTGAAAAAAACAAACAAATTGTTATTACTTCAGATAAATATCCTGATGATCTTGGCGGTTTTGAGGCTAGAATTATTTCTCGTTTTTCATATGGCTTAAGTATTGGTTTAGATTCACCTGATTTTGAAACTGCTCTTAAAATACTAGAACAAAAATTAAAATATCAAAATAACTTAGCATTGTTTTCTGAAGAATCATTAGAATTTATTGCCTTAAATTTTAATAGTGATGTTCGAAAATTGGAAGGGGCAATTAAACGTTTATTATTTTTAGCAGTTATGAATAAAAAACCAGATGAAATTATTACATTAGTTGATGTTGAAAAAGCCTTTAAAAATGCTCCTTTGCAAAATAATGAAAAGATTACCCCAAAAAAAATTAAACAAATTGTTGCTGACAACTATAATATTACTGTTAAAGCAATGATGAGTAAATCTCGAGTTAGCAACGTAATGCAAGCTCGGCAATTAGCAATGTATTTTTGCCGAACATTATTAGATGATCCTTTTACAAGAATTGGAACTGAATTTGGGGGAAAAGACCATACAACAGTAATGAATAGTGTAAAAAAAGTTGAATCTCAAATTGCAACAAATAAAGAATTTAAACATTTAGTAAATACGATTCGTAAGAAAATTGAAGGAAAATAA